One genomic region from Deltaproteobacteria bacterium encodes:
- the clpP gene encoding ATP-dependent Clp endopeptidase proteolytic subunit ClpP produces the protein MLVPIVVEQSSRGERAYDIYSRLLKDRIIFLGQPVDDMMANLVIAQMLFLESEDPEKDIHLYVHSPGGSVTAGLAIYDTMQYIKPAVSTICMGQASSMGALLLAAGAKGKRHALPHSSIMIHQPMGGFQGQATDVEIQAREILRLRESLNQILAKHTCQPIERIREDTERDFFMDGKQAKEYGIIDDVIVSRVPGVCA, from the coding sequence ATGCTGGTACCTATTGTAGTCGAGCAAAGCAGCCGAGGTGAACGGGCGTATGACATCTACTCGCGACTGCTCAAAGACAGGATCATTTTCCTGGGGCAGCCCGTGGACGACATGATGGCGAATCTGGTCATCGCGCAGATGTTGTTTCTGGAATCGGAAGACCCGGAGAAGGACATCCATCTGTATGTACATTCCCCCGGGGGGTCGGTGACGGCCGGATTGGCCATTTACGACACCATGCAATATATCAAACCGGCGGTTTCCACGATTTGCATGGGGCAGGCCTCCAGCATGGGCGCGTTATTGCTGGCCGCCGGCGCCAAAGGAAAGCGTCACGCCCTGCCCCACTCGAGTATCATGATCCACCAGCCCATGGGCGGGTTTCAGGGACAGGCGACGGACGTTGAAATTCAGGCGAGAGAGATTCTACGCCTGCGCGAATCGCTGAATCAGATCCTGGCCAAGCACACGTGCCAGCCCATAGAGCGCATTCGAGAGGATACGGAACGGGATTTCTTTATGGATGGAAAGCAGGCCAAGGAATACGGCATCATCGACGACGTGATCGTGAGCCGGGTTCCCGGCGTGTGCGCCTGA